Proteins from a genomic interval of Candidatus Neomarinimicrobiota bacterium:
- a CDS encoding cobalamin B12-binding domain-containing protein has translation MQRKIRILMAKPGLDGHDRGIKVLARAFRDAGMEVIYLGLRQTPEMIVRAAVQEDVDVVALSILSGVHMTVFPQVKKLMLDAGLDDVLLTGGGIIPRKDMEALQRQGVGRLFGPGSALSEIVAYITSWVEENRPGLEEEASG, from the coding sequence TGGCCAAGCCGGGTCTGGACGGCCACGACCGGGGCATCAAAGTCCTGGCCCGGGCATTCCGGGACGCCGGGATGGAGGTGATTTACCTGGGACTACGGCAGACGCCGGAGATGATCGTCCGGGCCGCCGTGCAGGAAGACGTGGACGTGGTGGCCCTATCAATTCTTTCCGGAGTCCACATGACTGTTTTCCCGCAGGTCAAAAAGCTGATGCTGGACGCCGGTCTGGACGATGTGCTCCTGACCGGTGGTGGGATCATCCCGCGTAAGGACATGGAAGCGCTCCAGCGGCAAGGGGTCGGCCGCCTGTTCGGTCCCGGAAGTGCGCTGAGTGAGATCGTGGCCTATATTACTTCGTGGGTGGAAGAGAACCGACCGGGCCTGGAAGAAGAGGCTAGCGGATGA